DNA from Musa acuminata AAA Group cultivar baxijiao chromosome BXJ1-5, Cavendish_Baxijiao_AAA, whole genome shotgun sequence:
CGAGGAGATAGATCAAAGAGGCGCAAGCAAAGGGGAAGCACAGTACCGCGAAGGTAAACGTGGTCTCGACGACGGCGATGGATGCGGAGGAGGTGCGGGTGTTCCACCCGGCCATTCCGGCTGAGGAAGTACACCACGTTCACTCTCCTCATCTCTCCTCCTCCTGCTGCATTGGGTACCTCCACGGGCGTCATGGCGCATGCAAGTAAGTATCAGGGATTGCTGCATCAACCACCTATTCAACTCAGTCGAGGCTTCCATCGTCACCGAGCATACGTGAGTTTTATATAAGAAGGATTGCAGGACTGGCAATAGGAATATTTTAAGGTTTAATCGTCGTTAATACTCGTGGAAAAGTAAATAAGAATAGTTATTGCTATTACCATAAAACAATTCCTTCGCCCAAACAAAAATTAGTATGCATTAACCCCCCACATTATTACGGATCCCTTCGTCGTGGTGTTGATATATACGTAAGAATGGAACTCTGGCAGATGCATAAGGGTTTGGTATATAGTTGCCAACATGACACACAATCTCCAGAAATAGATGCATATTATTTACTCTTTCCTATCCATCAGAATATATGTTTGCAAGCTGTTTTTGGTCAGAAATGTAGACATCTAACTCATTAGTGTCATGCGGAAGACAACTCATGACTGGTCAGCTTATAAAAGGTCTTaccacataatatatatatatatatccctataAGAAACACACAACATTATTTAATTAATGATTTCAGATATTGGTGAATGGAGTGAAAGTAAGTAATAATAATACCAACAACAACAATACAATACAATAATGCAATAATGAAATAGCTGAAAAATGAGGTCAACTTAGAATGCTGTCAGAATATAGTTGAAAAGGATAATAGAGGCGATGAGCACATCGGTGTTGGGTGTGTTTGTTAGCTCTCAAGGCAACGAAAGGCTAAGTTTACTGCCAAAACGAACCACAACCACAACCACAGCACGAAAGGAAAAGCCAACACAGATGCCAAGTTTACATGATCTTATTTGCGGGCTAATTATAGATCATCCTTTAGGGTTAGTCCTTCTTCACATCTTAATATTTATACTTTAAAAATTTATATCGAAAtctttatagttataaaaataaaatatatatattcatttaccATAACATTGTTggttttatcgatgaaaatataaagataaaatatgaaaagataatttcaatatttcAATTGATGATAGTGAACAACGTCGGTGATAACAAACGACGGCATCACTAGGGGCTGTGGATGATTACTGTGGTGACGAGAGATGAAGACCACTCTATATTTTGCATTGACGATCTTTTCGTTGCTCGGTAATTGCGTCGACATCAACACAGTGAGTAGCTCTTTTATTACTCTACATCTATATCGGTATCGATACAGTTGTCGAGTGACATCATTGTGTATCTGCATCGGTATTGATGTAGTTGCTGAACGACCCTTATCCATCGCCACTGCTCTCCTCATTCACAGCAGTCACCCACGGCCCCTAATAATGTTGCAATCCACCACCACTGACATTCTCTGTCACTATcgattagaatattaaaattatttttttatctattatttttatattttcatcaataaaatcgATAATGACAGAATAAATAgatatagatattttattttcataatcatAAAGATTTCaatgtaaatattttaaatctgaaaataaaaaaactaaaaaaatctaactataaaggataatatataattaaccctctTTTGTTATGTGATGACCGGAGGGCAGAAGGTGAacatcaatattttttctattcggAAGATTTCATTATGAAAAGTTATGAAAGATTGTCACTAAATAACTATCATGATTTGACTTCCAAGAATTTGTTGCCTCTTATGAAGGCTTTGCGTGATGGCCAACTCTGAATGTCAACCTTTCAGTGTTGTCTTTTTATATAGATTGGAGTACAAGACTTGGCAATTGTATAATACACCAATCCATCAAATACCCTTTCATAAGAAACTTGGGGTGAAAAAGGAGAAATAgaacaaaataaaacattcagcTTCCGAGAGAATGAGGGGAGCTCAGCTTCTTAAGTCCTTAGATTAGGGAAGCAGTCAACGCAAATATCACTTCCAAAGCCAGCCTTAACTCAGGACAAGAGAATTGTTGCATGAGGTGTTGACCTCACTTTCATCTTTGGCAATGCACAAAGGACAAGACCAAGCATACGATGTTTGGTAGTGCATCTTTCCTTGAATGGCTCGATGATGGGTTTATAgatgaaagaaggggaggaagtatGTAACCATTAAATACTTTATGTTGAGTGTAAATTGTGTTAAGTTTAAATTAATGGTAATAAGCTCATATAAACTTTTTTAAGAGATTAAATTAGAGTGCAACAATGGCATATTGCATGTGAAGCTAAGTCGATAGGACTTTCACATCCATCATCTCTCTTTTCTATTTGAATCATTATGTTATGTTTAATGTAATGTTTGTATCATTTGTTATGATAGGATCTAATAGAATAATTAAATCATTATCTTAATAAACCTAAACCATCGATCAAGGCATTTAAGCTCAAAATAATAGTATCAGATCGCCCTATCGCTATAAACCAATTCAAATGTTCATTCAAATATTACTTATCAATTCAACATCTAATTCGACACTTGTATCCTATGGATGAGACGGATAGCTAATTATCTTATCATGTCATATTGTGGTAAATgatttgtgttcaaatttattattatatattatatctaATTTTATCGGCTTATCAATAGATGTAAtgctatatattattatttacaatAAGTATTATCTTATAAATAACGCATGAATAAAATTTATAGATGCGGTTATTAGAccataataaaaaagataaaacttTTACTTACGATTACGAAAACTATAGTATTAGACGAACTTTTATATCTTTTACGAATACGAGAGATTAGTACCTAGGACTTTATAAAAAGTTGTCAAGATCTTTACTAACTAAGCTAGCTTTCAACGTAAACTTTTACGGTTTTTACTTGTAGGTATAGTTATGGCTGTGGTGATAAACTGTtgacatatataaataaaaagcatGGATAAAAGCATATTTTATTATAATGTATGAGATTTAAGTAAGAAATGAGATtttggactaattacatattatcttctaTATTTAGACCTTATTAATATTATAGTTCatgtatttaaaaaatttatattaggatCCTTATAGTTCTAGAAATAAAATAGATAatcttatttttaatatatttttaacatatattAAAAACATGTTGGACTAATGCGAAATTGATAATTAAAaacatttttaatatattttttatttttttgttttgcctaaattaaaatataattttaacatagCAATAACTACTTGTAGACCCTGCGATCTTTATCTCTACCCATACTAGTCTATCATGTTCTTTGTCCCGACAAGCACAAAAGAGATTTATTTATCTTTATAAGATTTTGGCATAATATGTGATTTTGAGTAATAACATTACTCAAAATGTTGTCTCCTCTTAAAAGCAATCATACTAAAACCACACAAATAATACTCACATAAatgaaatataataatttatcatataacCTATCACGATAGGACATTTTCAAAAAACCATCATAATTAAGCATATAAGTTATAGCTATTGATCGGACATGAAGCAATAGCATACTCTTGTCCCGATGGCGATAGTAGCGATTATTATATGACGAATGAAGTTACGACTACAGCTCAAGAAAGAGTCATGACATAAGAAGCAttgaggaagaaggggaggaggacGAGAAGAAAGACCAAGGAGCTGGCGAGCCGAGCGACGAAGGTCGATGCAATGCAAAGGGTGACGTAGagatattgaaatttttttttttttttttcatctaagtTATACTAATGCAGCATATGATATCACGTATTATATCTTTTAATAGTGTCACTGATGATAttaggaaaaataaaattatttctttcggttttaaatttatgaaaatacGAATATCTATTTTATAAATGAGATTATGGCACATCATCACTTATGGGGTTAAACAGAGTCTACCAACAAAGATTATCACTATATAAGGAAGACATTTTGCGATCGACGACATGCGATCATCGTAAGTACGTCCTCATTGTTGTCATGTATGATTCCATCTTTACGCAGGTGCATGATGAGAATGAAGTCATGGCTGGTAATGATAGATGGATCAAGAACAGTGCTGCAACCACATAAGCCTCTTCCCTCGCTCCTCCTCCAATGCTTCCATCGCACTCTTTGGCATGAAGCCAAAGGAGGCCGGTAGGAGCACAGCCGCTGATCTCTCAGTCTTAACCATGCAAGTTGACGTTCCACCCTTCCCTCAACTtaacttcttctctctctctctctctctctcgccaacCATGGCGACGCGTTCCGATCCGAGCAAGCAAAGCCGCATCGATCCGAGCATGTCCAGGAGAACAAGGAAGGCCATCGAGGTCTTTCAGGAAGAGCCGCAGCCGGAGGAAGCCACTGATGGCTTTCGACGCATGTCTTTGCAGGAACTGATGTCACAAGGTGCAGGCCAAGGCATTAATGGTGCTGCTGCTGTTCGTAAGCTCATGACTAATGCATCAAGAGATCAGGAGGATGCAGCGGCCGCAACAAGTAACGATGAGTGGGAGAAGACCCTCCCCATCGTTCCAAAGCAAGGAGGAGTAAGAGCTCATGGGATTCTGAACAGGTACGTGAAGGTTCTCAACAATCTGATCAAGGCGAGATGCAGCTCCAAGGAGAAAGCAAGGTCTCAGTGAggcttttgaaatatatatatgtgcaatAACAATGTATATATGTGGCTCATTTCTATGTGCTTGtagacctatatatatatatatatatatatgtgcaataACAATGTATATATGTGGCTCATTTCTATGTGCTTGTAGACCAAGTCATCCGCCATCCATTGTCCGAATCCACCTCCACCACCATTACATCTTCATCCACTATTTAAGGGCTCCTCTCTTCTCTTGTCAttctctcatcttcttcttctacctCCCTCCCTCTCCACCGTGGCAAGCGGTCTCCGTGCGCTTTGCATCCTCTCGGCCTTCCTCAGCCTCATCGGCTGCTGCATCTCCACCCACAACGTCGTCGTGGAAGGCCGCGCCGCGTGTACTGCGACACTTGCCGTGCTGGCTTCGAGACCAACGCCACCGAGTACATCGAGGGTGCCAATTAGGTGAGGTTAGAATGCAGGAATTACACCACCGGCGAGGTCGTCCACACGGAGGAGGCGGTGACGGACAAGGCCGGAACGTACCACGTCGCCGTCCTCGACGACCACCAAGAAGATACCTGCGAGATGATTCTGGTGAACGGCCCCCGCGGCGACTTCTCCGAGATCACTACGCCTCTGTCGTCGCCACTCACAGCGTCGGGATCGCCAGCAACGTGCGCCAAGGACAAGCCGCTCGCCTCCTGTGGCCAGTTGCTCATGCAGAACGCGCACTGGGAGTTGACGAGTGAGAGAGGCGTCGACTACGAAGCACTAACCACTAAGTATATATATGAATCATTTAGCAGtccttttttcctctttttggttGGTAATTCTCAGCTAATTTTGATCCCAGAAAAAAGAACTTACTGTCTCGATCTCATCGGTCATAATGAATTGATCTTTTGTGCATGTAATATACAGACCCATATAATCTGCGCCTTTTTTTGGTTGGTGCCGCACCTAACTGACTTCTCATTGGAGACGGACGCGGGGCCCATGGTGGGGTCCCACGGACGCGTAACGAGGACAGGTCTTAAGCCAGGCTTCAGCGTACGCACTTCTCGTCGAGTAATCTTCGCGATTCCAATGTACGGACAACAGCCGCGGGGGAGCGAATCGCGGGATCCTCTCCTGGTGTTTCGCTGAACCTTGCACGATCGGACCGCTCATGTCGAAAATAGCAGCGGGACCCACCCAGACTATTGTGGATTTCGCCTCCCTTGACGGGGATTCGATCGTCTCGATTCAGCGCGGGATTGGAGAGAATCGTAATTCATGGAATGGAGGCGAGTCATGAGTTGGGTATTTCTCTTTCGGTCTCACGCTTTAGGAGATCGTTCCGGTTAGGTTTCCTTTTCTTAGCTTTGCTCTCCTTCTGGTTCTCTTACTCGATTGCTTTCCTTACTCTTGCGACGCTTGGATCGATCCCATTTTAGGGTTTCTGACTGATCCTCCTCACCATCTCTCCAGGTATCTCCGGTCCCCTAATCGTTCGTTTTGGTTTCGTTGTAAGTCTGGATTTTGgtgtttcttttccctttttcttcgtCAAACCGGACTTTCGTGATCGTAGTTTAGTTTCTCGTATTTTATTAGCTTTTCGGTTTGCTTGAGTATTTCCCTGTTCCTTACTAAGGATAAGATTTGGTatcgtgtatctttctttttaTTGGGCTGGGTGATATAATCTAGGGTTTGTGATTGTTGGCTGTTCTAAATCTTTTGCTCAGCTGGAGATTCGAGTTTGAAGATTGAGATTGTTGTCTGAATTATGCGAACTTCATGGGCTGATTCTGTTGCGAACGCCGAGAGCTCGGCGTTTGCGACCGGTGCTTCTGCTAGCACCACCAACACCAACGCTGCCGACgccactgctgctgctgttgtttctGCCCCTCGCCCTCCTCGTGCTGCCTATGTCCCTCCTCATGTTCGCAACCGCGCGGCATCTTCGGAACTTCCGGCGTCGCCTTCCGCCGATAGTTCTTCCGCTGCTAAATTTGCACCTGGGCCCGGTGCATCTTCTGGAGGAAGCCGTTGGGGTGGTGGCACCAGCCGAGACATGGGACGCACTGGCTCTGGTGGTGGTGGCCGGAGCGTGGGCGGTGGTTGGGGCTCAAGGAGCGGTGGGTGGGATGGGAGGGTGCGAGAGGTCAACCCTTTCGTGAACGAGGAAGAAACCACTGAGGTTGCTTTTGATGGTCAGGAGAATACTGGGATAAATTTTGATGCTTATGAAGACATCCCTGTGGAGACCAGTGGTGACAATGTGCCTCCGCCAGTGAGCACATTTGCTGAGATTGATTTGGGGGATGCAGTGAATGAAAACATCAGGAGGTGCAAGTATGTGAAGCCAACACCAGTCCAGCGCCATGCAATTCCTATCTTGCTCGCGGGACGTGACCTGATGGCCTGTGCTCAGACTGGGTCGGGAAAGACAGCAGCTTTCTGCTTCCCAATCATTAGTGGGATTATGAGGGGACCACCTTCACAGCGGCAGCGGGGCTCGAGGACAGTGTGTCCACCTGCGCTGATTTTGTCTCCTACCCGAGAGCTTTCTATCCAAGTATGCTTTCTGTTAATCCATGAATCCATTTAAATATCGTCTTATTCTTGTTTCAGTAATTAGCAGTAGTTCAATTGTCTGGAATGTGTTAACATGGTACTACATTCAATTAGTTATGCTAGAGGATTTTTTCACTGGGCATGAAGTTTTTTTGGTTGCATTTTCTTTTTGCAGATCAGCTGATATCACTTTGTCACTGTTTTACTGGTAAAATGACTTTTTTCCCACACTCCAAATGCACTTAAAGGAAAGAGATTTTATTGCTTTTTTTCCTTGCGACCAAATGAACCATTATTATCAGATTTTACAATTCACTACTGTTTTTGATATTTTAGGAGACAGCTTATTGCATGTTGAGTTATTTGTTTGATATTTTAGTACCTTATAGAGATACTGGTCCGTCCTTGATTAATGATAGTCCCTCTGTACATGTTTGTTAGTGGTTCTCCCTAAATGATTATTGCATTACTCTCTTCAACTTAGACATCATATGGACTCCCTGTTTGGTATGCTTGTTTCCTTCTCATTTTTCTCTAATGCAcctttttctttgttgttttctGTTGTTGGTGTCTTAGATACATGAGGAAGCTAGGAAGTTCTCATACCAAACTGGTGTTAGGGCTGTTGTTGCCTATGGTGGAGCTCCAATCAATCAACAGGTTCTTAATTTCCTAGTCTGAATTTAATTTTGTCATTGAATTGCCAATTCCTAATGAACGTATTCTGTGGAAATCTGTTGTTTTCCTTCTCATATGTACGCAAAATTCAGTGATtttggataatatttgattcctaTAGGTTTGATGATTCCATCTAGGAACCAAAGCAGGTATTCATGCATTTGAGAACAAAAAAGAGAGCATTTTTTCTTTAGATGCAAAATTAGGAATTGCTTAGGGATGTTTTGGACAATTTATaccttgggttcaatttgggataaTCCTAGGTAAAAAAAGAGGTAATAAGCATAAACGAAAAGGTCAAGGCCTTATGCATTGCTGTGACATGAAGCTTGCTTACACTGTCACCCATCTCTTCTCATATAGGTCTTAAACTGCTAAAATATGTGAGTGATGAACATCTTATATACAGAATAAAGGTCGGCATCGATTTATTATAGCTTTAAGTCCTCCTATCAGAGGTCCATATTTCTTTTAAAATAACTAGGTTCTTTGTGCATGTGCCATGCACATGATTTTTTTATTGAAGTTAAAAGGAATGAAGAGTCTTCTACATAAAAAGCAAATGGTTAGTGGACAATATAGAGAAGGCTACAGATTTTATCATGTAGTTTCTAAGGTGGCAACAGTATCAATATTTCCTTTGAAGCATATAATCAACCAcataaattaatcatagcataaaGAGCTAAGAGATACTATTTAGCTAATAATTAGAGTGTGATGatacaaaatatattattataagctTATGCATATCATCTATTCAACAAAACCAATTGCACTTTCAAAAATATGGACTATTCAGGTATGCTAATTTATAGTTTGTAGACAAAATGGTGGGTGTGGTTATAGTATATTACTAAAATCAAGGGTCTGCTGGACAAGAGCTTAATAAAATTCTCTTAAATTAGGACCATATTATTTGCTTTTGGAGTGTTGGTTTACACAGAAATCATGAAAGAGGATATATTTTGAGGTGAATAATGTAGAAGAGTATATTATTTCTGCTTCATAATAATCaaaagatcttctttcaaaagcatTGCTTATTGAAAATACCATGATTCAAGGCAAATGACTATTTAATAAAATGAAGTGGAGAGACGGGAAGGAGACGACGAAAGAAGTGAAAGAGAGAACTTAGGCAGGTGTAAGAGAAGAAACAGGAATGAAAAACAATAAAAGGAAGATGAGGGCTAAACACAGAACCAGATGAAGAAAAATGATCAGGCAGAGGTATaagaattcaaaaaaaaaagaaagaaaagaaggtgaTCAGGCAGAGGTATaagaattcaaaaaaaaaagaaagaaaagaaggtgaTCAGGCAGAGGTATAATaattcaaaaaagaaagaaagaaaagaaggtgaTCAGGCAGAGGTATaagaattcaaaaaaaaaaaagaaaaaaaaagaagaaggtgaAGGTAAACAAGAAAGTAGAGGAGGATGCAGGTATTATAGTTGTTAGCACACTTTTGAAAGGACATACTACTGCACCTATTGCTTGTGTTATGAAATGGTTCCATCATCCAAACCTCTCTTCCATCAGCTTCAAGCATAGCCAGGGCCTATCTGGCTCTTGACCATTAAAAGGGCTTAATTTTTTTCAGATTTAGCATGGTTCAAGATTGGACAGCATGGCGCAGTCCATTAATGCATCAATTCAGCAGAATTCAGTGCACAAGAGCTCAATTTATCATGGTACTAGCTCTGTAGTCTGTACAACAATCATTCAAGGAGAAGAAAACTCCTTGATTTTGAAGAGATCAAGCCTGTTTAGTGTTGAAGAAGAGTGGTTAGCTGAATCCTAGTTGGAACAGGAGTGGTGAAATATTTTAACACGGAAAAATAATGTATTATTTTTGTAGCAAAAGATTTTTTTGTTGTGATTCTAATTAATAACTTTTATTTTTTCTCTCCTTCTACTATGGGGATACCACATTTGTTGATTGGTTAATGATTATGACTTGAAGGCTCATATCATGGAGAGGATAAGGAAAAAAATGCAGGAATTGGAAAGAAAAGTTTAATTTTTTATGCTCTAGGAACTGTTTTTAAAATTAAGAGCCTAGTATAGAAAGGTTTGAGATTAAAAATCTATTTATAGTGGGACTATTATATTATGGAACAATTGATACAGGAGCCAATGTGTTTTAACTAGTTCAAGTTGAAATTAAGCAGTTTGACTGATATGGATTCCAAATGGTTCATGTCAAACTGACAGTTGGACTGAACTAGGTGAAATAAATTGATTTGTTTAAAATATTGAATGTTGCTGGAAATTTGGTGGTCTACATCCTAGACTGATTTCCAGATAGAATGATCTTTTGGTGGAGTGTctgattttttccttttttgcgaGGTGGAAATTTTGTTCAAGGATATTGTTTGTTTTCTCCTTAATCTTTGTATGTTTGACTTCGTTTGCACCTTCCCTTGCTCGAGGATTGTGCCCTTTAAGGCGAGAATTATTGCCAAGTCTTTAGCTCATAGGATCCTTGACATGGTCTAGAGTTTGCTACTCTAATTTCTTGATATACTTGTGTTAAGTTTACAATCTTATTTTTTCTGAGGGTTCTGTTTTCTAAGTAGCCTTAGTATGCTTGACTTTATTTGAACCgttacattttttttaaaaagaattgAATCAGGTGCCAAGTATGTAAATTATTGGATCAATAATATTGTTACTCTGTCTAACCGATTTATGCTTTTAGTGAATTGTTTCCTTGGCTGCCTTATTTGCTTGAGTATATTCAATGCTCCCTCTCTGTTGGATTAACTGGTCTTCTAACAAAGTAAATTGTCCCTTTTGCTATTGATTAATTGTAAAATGTTTTACTTTGTAAGTATCTTTAACCACATATAATGCTGTTTCTGCTTGTTCTTTCTTTCAGCCTCTGTGGTTATTTAGTAATTCTTGTGATTGTTTGTTGCATGACTGCCTGTTTATTTGGATTGCTTTCTTAAAGCCAgtctttcttttaataaattatatcatgCTATTGGCAGAATTGGCTATTGGAATCTAGGTGTGTTACAATTATGTTTATTCTTTCTTTATTTCCAGTTGATTGTGCCTTCACAATGTTTATAAATACTGGCAGTTGCGGGACTTGGAAAGGGGAGTTGACATTCTTGTTGCGACTCCTGGTCGCCTGGTTGACTTGCTTGAGAGGGCCAGAGTCTCTTTACAAAATATCAGATATTTAGCCCTGGATGAGGCTGATAGGATGCTTGATATGGGTTTTGAGCCTCAAATTCGAAGAATTGTTGAACAAATGGACATGCCTCCACGTGGTGAAAGACAGACCATGTTATTCAGTGCCACATTTCCTAGAGAGATACAGGTTTTCTTTTCTAACTTTTAATCATGGTACCTGAAGAATCTACGGTGTTCTTTTTTTTAATGCTATATCTGGTTAGAACCGGTGATCTCACTATTTATGTTGGTGCTTATTTAAGATGAGCTGGAGAGTTTTCTCTCTATATTTCTGCTCTTCTATATTTAGTTGTTTTGATGCCATGGTACATAGATGAAGTaacttttttttaatgttatgtGATATTATGATTGTCGCTTTGTAATTCTAAACTATTTGTTACTGGAATTGCAAGTACCAATGGGCCTCCACCCAGTCACTGACTAgatatatctatattttttttttatattttgatttatggCAATATATGGTCAATTTAGGTCTCAGTTTGGAACATATGGTCttgtttaaaattttcatgtcatTTTAATGTTTGTATTGCTTCTAATAGTTTGGTTAGGATTGTTTGTTTACTGTAATGAACCATCATGACTGTTTTCTCTTGTATGGTAAACTGTCATTCTCAGGCAAGGGTAATTAGGAGTGaacaattatatttaataaaaggtGGCAACTGCATTGCAGAAGGCTCCTGCACATGCGGAGTCTACATATAGTGGGGAGTAATTATATTAGTTCTTCCAAAGCTTGTGAACATTATTTTATACAACTTGTAGCTGGATTAgcccagtgattgcaaaaggcgctcgggcgaggcgaggcgaggcccgagcgcctcgctaatgtcccaggcggcgcgcttcaaacaggcgccgcctgggcgctcgcccgagcccaggcgctgggcgcttcgggcgagcgcctgggtaaaccaaggcgaccgaaccagaattttaggtctggttcggtcctggttcggttgttagttggttcaatcgaaccaactaaaccgatataaccccaaccctaaccctaacccaacattaacctgctgccgctctcgatcgcgatctcgtcgctcgctgccgctgctcccgctgacgctgctcgccgctgtcgctgctcgcgcctcccgcgagccttcccgctgctcgcgcctcccgcaagccctctcgctgctcgcgcctcccgcgagccctctcgctgctcgcgtctcctgcgagccttcc
Protein-coding regions in this window:
- the LOC135673778 gene encoding DEAD-box ATP-dependent RNA helicase 37-like, with the translated sequence MRTSWADSVANAESSAFATGASASTTNTNAADATAAAVVSAPRPPRAAYVPPHVRNRAASSELPASPSADSSSAAKFAPGPGASSGGSRWGGGTSRDMGRTGSGGGGRSVGGGWGSRSGGWDGRVREVNPFVNEEETTEVAFDGQENTGINFDAYEDIPVETSGDNVPPPVSTFAEIDLGDAVNENIRRCKYVKPTPVQRHAIPILLAGRDLMACAQTGSGKTAAFCFPIISGIMRGPPSQRQRGSRTVCPPALILSPTRELSIQIHEEARKFSYQTGVRAVVAYGGAPINQQLRDLERGVDILVATPGRLVDLLERARVSLQNIRYLALDEADRMLDMGFEPQIRRIVEQMDMPPRGERQTMLFSATFPREIQRLASDFLFNYIFLAVGRVGSSTELIVQRVEFVLEPDKRSYLMDLLHAQKVNGAYGKQALTLVFVETKKGADSLEHWLSMHGFPATTIHGDRTQQERERALRSFKSGATPILVATDVAARGLDIPHVSHVINFDLPNDIDDYVHRIGRTGRAGKSGLATAFFNENNSSLARPLAELMQESSQEVPDWLSRYATTRSSYGGRNRRSGGARFGGRDFRRDSSTRSGGSEYYGGGNGYGGGSYAASGYGGGYGNQGLSSAWD